Proteins encoded together in one Prunus dulcis chromosome 3, ALMONDv2, whole genome shotgun sequence window:
- the LOC117623176 gene encoding probable plastidic glucose transporter 1 — protein sequence MWVATVPHQPAGPVPMIFTARPNPKLVCQYLTKPKSFRFGAFGIRLRLNNHKVSAVKKQLPELETQKPDSEKLRVGQEKGEGFDLGWLPAFPHVFIASMSNFLFGYHIGVMNGPIVSIARELGFEGNSILEGLVVSIFIVGAFLGSIGCGFIVDKLGCRRTFQIATIPLILGALISAQAHSLDEVILGRFLVGLGIGVNTVLVPIYISEIAPTKYRGSLGTLCQIGTCLGIISSLFLGIPSESDPHWWRTMLYIASIPGFILALGMQFAVDSPRWLCKVGRLNDAKAVIKNVWGASEVEKAIEEFQSVIKNDGSDLDSSWLELLKEPNSRVAFIGGSLFVLQQLAGINGVLYFSSLTFQDVGITNSALASLLIGVTNFAGALCALYLIDKQGRLKLLIGSYLGMAVSMFLVVFAISFPLDEQLSDNLSILGTVMYIFTFAIGAGPVTGLIIPELSSNRSRGKIMGFSFSAHWVCNFLVGLFFLDLVEKFGVAPVYGTFGAVSLLAAIFATYFIVETKGRSLEEIEMSLSSDFMSRDK from the exons ATGTGGGTGGCTACAGTACCTCACCAACCGGCCGGCCCGGTTCCGATGATCTTTACCGCCCGTCCAAACCCGAAACTCGTGTGTCAGTATCTTACGAAACCGAAATCGTTTCGTTTCGGAGCTTTCGGTATCCGGCTCCGCCTGAACAATCACAAAGTGTCGGCGGTGAAGAAGCAGCTCCCCGAGTTAGAGACTCAGAAACCAG ATAGTGAGAAATTAAGGGTAGGACAAGAGAAAGGTGAAGGTTTTGATTTGGGATGGTTACCTGCTTTTCCTCACGTGTTTATAGCTTCCATGTCCAATTTTCTCTTTGGTTATCACATTGG agTGATGAATGGTCCTATTGTTTCAATTGCCCGCGAACTGGGTTTTGAAGGAAACTCGATTCTTGAGGGACTTGTAGTGAGCATATTCATTGTTGGTGCCTTCCTCGGAAGCATAGGCTGCGGTTTTATAGTTGATAAACTTGGCTGTAGGAGGACCTTTCAAATTGCTACAATTCCTCTGATTCTGGGTGCATTGATAAG TGCACAAGCTCATTCCTTGGATGAAGTAATTTTGGGCAGATTTCTTGTTGGCCTTGGCATAGGTGTTAATACTGTTCTTGTTCCAATCTATATCTCAGAG ATTGCTCCAACAAAATATAGGGGTTCATTGGGAACCTTGTGTCAAATTGGCACATGTCTCGGGATTATTTCATCACTGTTTCTTGGCATTCCCTCTGAAAGTGATCCACACTG GTGGAGGACGATGCTTTATATTGCAAGTATCCCTGGTTTTATCCTCGCTCTTGGAATGCAGTTTGCTGTAGATAGCCCCCGTTGGCTATGCAAG GTAGGGAGATTGAACGATGCTAAAGCAGTTATAAAAAATGTGTGGGGAGCATCTGAGGTTGAAAAGGCAATTGAAGAATTTCAGTCAGTTATCAAGAATGATGGTAGTGATTTGGACAGCAGCTGGTTGGAACTTTTGAAGGAGCCAAACTCTAGAG TTGCATTCATTGGTGGTTCCCTTTTTGTACTTCAACAGCTTGCGGGTATAAATGGAGTTCTTTACTTTTCATCATTGACTTTTCAAGATGTCGGAATCACAAATAGTGCTTTGGCAAGCTTGCTTATTGGAGTTACCAACTTTGCAG GGGCACTTTGTGCTTTGTACTTGATTGATAAGCAAGGGAGGCTGAAGCTCTTGATTGGAAGTTACTTAGGAATG GCAGTTTCGATGTTTCTTGTGGTATTTGCTATCAGTTTTCCATTAGATGAGCAACTAAGTGACAACTTATCAATACTGGGAACTGTCAT GTACATATTCACCTTTGCAATAGGTGCTGGCCCAGTTACTGGTCTTATCATACCCGAACTTAGCAGCAACCGGTCACGTGGGAAGATTATGGGATTCAGTTTTTCTGCTCATTGG GTTTGCAACTTCTTAGTGGGTCTATTTTTCCTCGACTTAGTGGAGAAATTTGGAGTTGCTCCAGTTTATGGTACCTTCGGTGCAGTCTCCTTGTTGGCGGCAATATTTGCTACCTACTTCATAGTTGAAACTAAAGGCCGCTCCCTTGAGGAAATTGAAATGTCACTAAGCTCTGATTTCATGTCTAGAGACAAGTGA
- the LOC117623568 gene encoding uncharacterized protein LOC117623568 isoform X1, with protein sequence MASIVARVILHEKYKIADVGGLACSFFGVLFIFRQMLTTQDKNGGKNTSVKGSSHIYAILAGIFSSITGGISYCLTRAGAKASDQPLLTVFSFGILASPASGICLFALEEFVFPDVYSFSVMLVLGVLAFFAEVFLARGLQLEKTSKVANVIYMEAALSQLWGIGSSRIAPSFGRIFGCLLIFVSVCCTMYIGPDKEME encoded by the exons ATGGCTTCAATTGTGGCCAGAGTCATTCTACATGAGAAGTATAAAATTGCAGATGTTGGAG GTCTTGCGTGCAGTTTCTTTGGTGTGCTCTTCATTTTTCGACAAATGCTTACTACGCAAG ATAAAAATGGAGGAAAGAATACAAGTGTCAAGGGAAGCAGCCATATATATGCAATCTTAGCCGGTATATTTTCATCAATAACCGGCGGAATCAGCTACTGTCTTACAAGGGCTGGAGCAAAAGCATCTGATCAGCCACT GTTGACAGTCTTTTCATTTGGTATACTGGCTAGTCCTGCTTCAGGAATTTGTCTTTTTGCCCTTGAG gAGTTTGTTTTCCCGGATGTTTATTCATTTTCAGTTATGCTTGTACTTGGTGTTCTGGCCTTCTTTGCAGAG GTATTTTTAGCTCGTGGACTGCAGCTTGAGAAAACCAGCAAAGTTGCAAATGTTATATACATGGAG gCTGCCCTGTCACAATTATGGGGCATTGGTTCCTCAAGGATTGCTCCATCGTTTGGTCGAATTTTCGGATGTCTGCTTATTTTCGTTTCTGTTTGTTGCACCATGTATATTGGACCTGATAAAGAAATGGAATGA
- the LOC117623568 gene encoding uncharacterized protein LOC117623568 isoform X2 codes for MRSIKLQMLEVLRAVSLVCSSFFDKCLLRKVQKLTVFSFGILASPASGICLFALEEFVFPDVYSFSVMLVLGVLAFFAEVFLARGLQLEKTSKVANVIYMEAALSQLWGIGSSRIAPSFGRIFGCLLIFVSVCCTMYIGPDKEME; via the exons ATGAGAAGTATAAAATTGCAGATGTTGGAG GTCTTGCGTGCAGTTTCTTTGGTGTGCTCTTCATTTTTCGACAAATGCTTACTACGCAAGGTACAGAA GTTGACAGTCTTTTCATTTGGTATACTGGCTAGTCCTGCTTCAGGAATTTGTCTTTTTGCCCTTGAG gAGTTTGTTTTCCCGGATGTTTATTCATTTTCAGTTATGCTTGTACTTGGTGTTCTGGCCTTCTTTGCAGAG GTATTTTTAGCTCGTGGACTGCAGCTTGAGAAAACCAGCAAAGTTGCAAATGTTATATACATGGAG gCTGCCCTGTCACAATTATGGGGCATTGGTTCCTCAAGGATTGCTCCATCGTTTGGTCGAATTTTCGGATGTCTGCTTATTTTCGTTTCTGTTTGTTGCACCATGTATATTGGACCTGATAAAGAAATGGAATGA